The stretch of DNA AACAGGGCGATGGCGGCGACGACGGCGGTGGCGATGGCGAATCCCTTGGTGAGGGCCTTGGTCGTGTTGCCCACCTGGTCCAGCCGGGCCACGATGCGGCCGGCCCGCTCCTCCTGCCCCACCCCGGACATCTCGAAGATGCCGTTGGCGTTGTCCACGATGGGACCGAAGGTGTCCATGGCCAGGATGAACCCGGTGGTGGTGAGCAGCCCCAGGCCCGCCAGAGCAATGCCGTAGGCCGCCAGGGCGACCGACCCGCCGAAGATCGTGTACGAGGCCAGCAGGGTCACCGCGATGGCGCCGATGGCCCACACGGTGCTCTCCAATCCCGTGCCCAGGCCGGTCAGCAGGAGGGTGGCCGCCCCGGTTCGGGACGCGTACGCGATCTCGGTCACCGGCCGCCGGTCGGGATGGGTGAAGACCTCGGTCAGCCACCCGATAATCACCGCCAGTACGATCCCCGTCAGGGTGGCCAGGAAGAACCGCAAGTCGGGCGCTCTGGTGGAGGGATCTGTAAGGTACAGCACATTGACCAGGCCGAAGCCCGCCACCGACAGTCCCGCGGCCGCCCAGAACCCCCGGTTGATGGGCCGCATGGGATCGCCCGCGTCCTCGTCCCGGCCGCGAACCAGCCAGGTACCTGCCAGGGAGGCACACACCCCCACCGCCCGCACCAGCAGGGGAAAGATGACCAGCTTGAGGGCGAGGTCCCGCGCCGGGCCGGGGCCGCCCGCCCACGCCACGAACGCCGGATCCAGCAGCGTCGCCGCCCCCAGGATGATGGCCGCCACCAGCGTCACCTCGTAGCTTTCAAACACGTCGGCGGCCATGCCGGCGCAGTCGCCCACGTTGTCGCCCACGTTGTCGGCGATGACGGCGGCGTTGCGGGGGTCGTCCTCGGGGATGCCCACCTCCACCTTCCCCACCAGGTCGGCGCCCACGTCGGCGGCCTTGGTGTAGATGCCGCCCCCCACCCGCATGAAGGCCGCCACCAGGGACCCGCCGAAGCCGAATCCCACCAGCACCCGCATCGCCTCTTCCCGGAACAACAGGAAGATCACCGTGGCGCCCAGCAGGCCCAGCCCGACGGTGAACATCCCCGAGATGGTCCCGGCCTGGAAGGCGACCTGCAGAGCGTCCCGGTAACTGCGCCGCGCCGCCTGGGCGACGCGCACGTTGCCGGCCACCGCCGAGGTCATCCCCACATACCCCGCGCCGTAGGATGCCAGACACCCCAGCAGGAACGCCGCCGCCACGCCGGCCGCCAGCACCGGCCGGTCCGCGTAGATGGGGCGGTACAGCAGGTACAATCCTGCGGTCAGAATCGCCACCACCGGCAGCATGGCCCGCAGCTGTCGGTGCAGGTAGGCGAGGGCACCCTCCTGGATCGCCGACGCCACCCGCACCATCGCCGCCGGACCCGGATCCCGGGCCAGGACGCGCCGGCGCAGCGCCAGGCCGTACGCCAGGGCCACGGCGCTGGTGACCAGGACAGCCCACAGAAGAAGAGACTCCGTTGTCCCGAAGCCGGGAAGGACAATCCGGGATTCGCTCACCGCCGCTCCCTCCGGACCAGACGACCGGCTAGACGCAGGGAATTATAGCAGAGGGCAGGACACCGTGCGGGAGCGGCGGGGATCTGCGGTCAGGGATCGCGCGGGAGGTCGCGAGACGCTGCATCGTTCCCCGCGGGCCGGCGGTCGTCGTCCATTGCGGAGCGGAACTCCCGGACAGCCCGCCCCAGGGCCGCTCCGACCTCGGCCAGCCGGTGGGGACCGAAGACCAGCAGGGCCACGACCAGGATGACGATCAGTTCCGGCCACCCGACGTTGGGCAGCACACGCCTCACCCCCGAGCGTCACAGCTGTCGGACCAGGTCGGACAGCCACGCCAGCAGGTGGTCCCACAGGCGGGGCGCAGCGGCCACCCCCGACCTCCCGGCGGCCGCCACCAGGGAGGACGGCACGACCTCTCCCACCGCGGTCAGCAGACGACCACCATACGCCCAGTGCGCCAGGGTGCGCAGGCCCAGAGACTGCACCCACACCACCCCTCTCCCGGTCCGCACAGGACGGCTGTCCCGGGGCGGCCGGGGGATGCGTCCCGCGCGCTGGTACACCACCAGGGTGGCGACCCCGTCGGAGTACACGGTCTGCAGGACCGGGCCTGACGCGTCGGCCAGGTACGTCCCCACCGGGTGAAATCCCGGAGGCACCGATACCGCCGCCGGAGGTCCTCCCAGCGCCCGCGCGGCATCTCCAGGCGTCACGGCGCGGACGGCCGGCCCCGCAGTCAGGCGCAGGTCGGGAGGAGGACCGGCCCCCGCCCGCCAGCCCCGGGGACGGAGGTCAAACGAGACCAACGCGGTCAGCTCGCCCAGCAGGCCTCCGGCAGCCAGGCGCTCGGAGCGCACGACGACGCCGGTCCCGTCGTCCACGATCATCCGCCGCTCCGGACGGTCGCCGTGAACCGGCCGCAGGCGAAT from Armatimonadota bacterium encodes:
- a CDS encoding twin-arginine translocase TatA/TatE family subunit → MRRVLPNVGWPELIVILVVALLVFGPHRLAEVGAALGRAVREFRSAMDDDRRPAGNDAASRDLPRDP
- a CDS encoding sodium-translocating pyrophosphatase, with product MSESRIVLPGFGTTESLLLWAVLVTSAVALAYGLALRRRVLARDPGPAAMVRVASAIQEGALAYLHRQLRAMLPVVAILTAGLYLLYRPIYADRPVLAAGVAAAFLLGCLASYGAGYVGMTSAVAGNVRVAQAARRSYRDALQVAFQAGTISGMFTVGLGLLGATVIFLLFREEAMRVLVGFGFGGSLVAAFMRVGGGIYTKAADVGADLVGKVEVGIPEDDPRNAAVIADNVGDNVGDCAGMAADVFESYEVTLVAAIILGAATLLDPAFVAWAGGPGPARDLALKLVIFPLLVRAVGVCASLAGTWLVRGRDEDAGDPMRPINRGFWAAAGLSVAGFGLVNVLYLTDPSTRAPDLRFFLATLTGIVLAVIIGWLTEVFTHPDRRPVTEIAYASRTGAATLLLTGLGTGLESTVWAIGAIAVTLLASYTIFGGSVALAAYGIALAGLGLLTTTGFILAMDTFGPIVDNANGIFEMSGVGQEERAGRIVARLDQVGNTTKALTKGFAIATAVVAAIALFRSFVDEARLFVTAGEVAGAGPRAVAVLLERVGIQVNLPLVFVGLLAGGAVPFLVSAFLIRAVGRSAFLVVEEVRRQFREIPGLLEGRARPDYSRCVDIVTRAAQRELLGPGMIAIGAPVVVGFGLGAAPLGAYLAGAILTAQLLAVFMANTGGAWDNAKKKIEDGYLGGKGTEVHRAAVIGDTVGDPLKDTAGPALNPLIKVMNLVAILIVPVVTRPLPAAVRVLVVAGAAVLVGAAVLASRRAALPVPAGPVAAQPAR